The following are from one region of the Etheostoma spectabile isolate EspeVRDwgs_2016 chromosome 15, UIUC_Espe_1.0, whole genome shotgun sequence genome:
- the LOC116703632 gene encoding guanine nucleotide-binding protein G(I)/G(S)/G(O) subunit gamma-12, which produces MSGKMCSSNSVVQAQKLVDQLQLEASMERIKISLTAADLIQYCQDHRRSDPLLTGIAASSNPFKDKKTCVLL; this is translated from the exons ATGTCAGGAAAGATGTGCAGCAGCAACAGTGTCGTTCAGGCACAAAAACTGGTGGATCAACTTCAGCTGGAGGCAAGCATGGAGAGAATAAAG ATCTCACTGACAGCAGCAGATCTGATTCAGTACTGTCAGGACCACAGACGAAGTGACCCTCTGCTCACCGGCATCGCTGCCTCGTCCAACCCGTTTAAAGATAAGAAGACCTGTGTGCTGCTTTAA